The Plutella xylostella chromosome 21, ilPluXylo3.1, whole genome shotgun sequence DNA window gaccccaatttttacaaagattttttaatttaaaattggaacaaaatattaccgtttttagttggttgttgcagaagacggcattaagctagatTTTCCGTTTAGCTTTTCTCAGTTGAACCTTTTCactgcccgtgagtgtattatggcAAAGTCAATACCTATCTGTTACAAATTTTATACTGAAATTCaatttcaagggaaaactaaaccccataaaatattcgatacgttatagtcaagtgaataactgtatctcaccaaaattcatactgaaaaccgtatcccaaataaaacaaaaatcatcagtacccctgtTATAATGAAAACCATAGTGAAAACCGTTTTTAAGGCATAACataacgcaagaaagatttgctacggtatattcaagtcaataccctgctgaaactgaaattcatactgataaaaaactgtttcacacgtcaaacaaaatcgttagtacccctttaattaaaaaaaaatcatagtgaacacagttttaaggcgtaacaaaacgcaagaaagatttgctaccgtatattcaagtcaataccctgctgaaaccgaaattcatactgcaaactgtttcccacgtcaaacaaaatcgtCAGTGACcccataattaaaaaaatcatagtgaacacagtttttaaggcataacaaaacgcaagaaagatttgctacggtatattcaagtcaataccctgctgaaactgaaattcatactgaaaactgtctcccacctaaaacaaaatcaccAGTACCCCTGTTATAATGAAAatcatagtgaaaacagtttatttaagtcataacaaaacgcaagaaagatttgctactgtatattcaagtcaataccctgctgaaaccgaaattcatactgaaaactgtttcccacgtcaaacaaaatcctcagtaccccttttataacgaaattcatactgaaatcagtttttaatccaaaacaaaacacaacaaagacttgctacggtttgtttaagtcaataccctgctgaaaccgaaattcatactgaaaactaatcccacctgaaataaaatcatcagtacccctttaataaagacattcatattgaaaaaacagtttttaaggcgtaacaaaacgcaagaaagattggttacgatatgttcaagtcaataccctgctgaaaccgaaacaAACGCATCATAgccccgcgcggctgcttgcagcccgcgccacaacgcaacctctagtttttttatatagctTAGTTTGTGTTCCACTGACTGCTGGGCGAAGGCCTCCTTATGTTTTGTCCAACGATCGCGATCCCTCGCAACTTCGGACCACTCAGGCAGGAACTTGTCCAAGTCGTTCCGCCATCTTCGCCTAGGTCTTCCTCGGCGCCGAAGTCCGTTACTGGGCCCACTCGGTGACAACTctggcccaccggtccgggttCATGCAACAGACGTGGCCTGCCCAGGCCCACTTCAGCTTTGCGGTCTGTGCATCAGAAATTTGAGTCAAGGAGCGCAAAAAACCCTAGGTTATATGCACCATAGCGAAGCGAggcagttattattattattattctgatgtCATAGTCGCGACAGACTATGGCAGCGCCTACTCTGTACATGACAATATTTACAATGGCAACATTCATCAAATGTCAAGGTCAAGTTGTCAACTGTCACTCACTGTCAAAATAATCTTAAAAATGGCGTCGATAGCGACGGCGACATAGCATTTAATTTTAGCTTCGACCATTTACAACCCTAGACGGACTCATCTCATACATCGCCTACATTGTAAACaggccaatattttattacttttttgcgTGACTGTACTGTCATTCCCTCCTGTCATGTCATCGAGTGCATGAAAAAATGTGGCAACGTAAGTAAATTGTTACTAAGTTGGTAGAAAATGGAAACACTATAATAATGTGGTACTTATTTGTTGTACTTATGTGTTATGTTTATGTggaacaaataaatgatttatctatctatctaatgtggtgatatttttTAAGGAAATTTCAATTAGTTAAAATACGTTTCCAGTAGTCCTCTCCGCAgctttttctaattatttctatCCATTTGCTTCGTATAATAGGATCATTCGGTATCCTGATAATATGAACATGTATATTGTTccggtcccgggttcgattcccggctggggcagatatttgtttaaagacagatatttgtactcgggtcttgggtgttgatatttatatttagtatctatctatctatatatttgtgtagatatatcagctgtccgacacccataacacaggttctgcctagcttggggtcggatggccgtgtgtgagatgtccccacatatttattattattattatttattattagaatttaagctgttagtgataaaattaccttttgtacctataataaattatgttagatttagttgtgtaaatgtttacgttttctcgaaTACAATTTCGCCTCATCGGAAACTatcacgaatatttttttgacagatgatctaggtacttaaaagaataccgaaacttttttcgttttcgtaaattgcaaaaccaaCAACTATAGAAacgcagaaaaaaaatattttaataaatgcgtAGGATTTGCAAATTGCATTCATTATTGAAGGcgatatagaatagaataaataataaataattaaatatgtggggacatctcacacacggccatccgaccccaagctaggcagaacctgtgttatgggtgtcgaacagctgatatatcttacacaaatacatagatagatacatactaaatataaatatcaacacccaagacccgagcaCAAATATATTCTGCcattatataaatatctgccccagccgggaatcgaacccgggaccttggGCATAGCAGttagggtcactaaccactacactacaccagtcgccgaatagaatagaatactatttattttgcaccattagagaaaatttatataaaatgaattcaaggtaagtacctaattccaattttaagAATCCAATCACGAAACAATTTATGGTACACTTTTCATGTCGACCGGGTGTCGATAGGACATTCAAGCGGttcatataaattatcatcactttttggtattttttttcaagaaaaaactggCAACACCGACGAAAATGATatcaatatttactttattaaataatttatatttacattatttacagaTCGTAGGTGATCTTGTATGGCGTTTTTAGTCGACCTTTGTAGTTTCTGCACACTTTTAAAGCACATACACGCATTTTAAAAGGACaaaactgaaattaatgttaacTGTCAAATATGTGTAGCACCGGCGATGACACAATAGACACTGCTAAAGCGAAATTTGTAGCGGGGCAGTAGTGCCCCAGTTTATGTATGGCAGCAATTGCTTCTTCTATAGGGAATCTAGGGTTGTATATAATCAAAGAATTTTAGTCAACAATTATTGAGTTTTCTCCGTAATTGCAACTTAATAGTGAACCAAAAACTGTGGAAAAACATTATTGACATTATTCATAATCGGACAGTACTCTCAAAAGAGATAGGAAATAATTATGGGGACTGCCGTTGGACGATATTTTGGTCATAATTTCATACTTTGTTTTTTCTTCCTTTCTGAGTAAAATAGAAACATTATaggttttattaattatattcattCCATTTTCCATTCATTTCTGTAGGtagttgtatttttgtttgttgtatTAGTAAGATTATTGTTTGAAGATGATTCAGGTTTGTAGGGACACTTCAGACGCTGTAGCGCTGTATCTGCCTCAGCGTTTGTACTTGAAACCCTTTGCAAAGCTAAACATTTCTGTCCAGCTCCCCACACAGAAGGTCCACGGCAAGGCGATCTCCAACTGGGAGTTAATGGAGAAATTAAGAAAAATTATCCAACCTGAAAGTTTTTCTTCATTAAAAGTGTCAAAACATAGTTCTGAAGTGATACGGTTCGACGCGGAACTCGAGAAGCGAAACAAGCTAGAGACTGTATTGTCAAGATTAGAGGACAGGGTCGTCCAACTCAATGACTATCCAGAGTCTCTCCGAGTGCGGGCCTCAGAAGCCAAGTCAGATTTCCCAATTAGATATTCGTGGGATTCGTTTTTCCGCGATGCAACAGACATGGATGAAATGAAGCCTGGAGAAAGGCCTGATACTGTGCATATAAGCAACTTACCAATCAGATGGTTCATACATGACAGAGCTCGGGATGATGATGCCCCTCAGGAAAGCATCTTCAAGAAAGTGTTTGAGAAATATGGGTCTGTGCGGCAGGTAGATGTGCCCGCCGCTGATCCATTCCGTATGCAGATGAAGTCTTCCATGCGGGGGATCACTACGCCTCCGCAAGACGCAGCCTTGTACTTTGAAGGCTATGTGCAGTTCAGTGAGTATGTCAGCTTTGTTCGCTGCATGGATGCATTGAGAGGCCACAAGCTACTGAGAAAGAAGGATGACATAGCAGAATGGTGCACCATCAAAGTAGACTTTGACAAGACAAAGCACATGACTGATGCTGCTGTCAAAAGAAGAGGGATTGTAAGGGAAAGACTCATCACAAGACAGAGAGCTAAAGATGACGAGGAAAAGCAGGAGAAGGATAAAATTGCTAAAAAAGAAGCTAAAGAAAGGTAAGaaactaattttataaatttttgctTCTTCTGGGGACTGTTTAAAAGAGCATTACATTTTCACCATCCCTTTCCCTGTATCACTGCAACCTTCAACCCCACCACCTGAAAGTTCCCAATTTTCCATTGCAGACAAAAAGATACTGTCTCACGTATCATTTTTCATTCTTTAAGACAAAAGCACGAGAAGGTTGAGCGCGACAAGCTGGAACGCATGAAGGAGCGCGAGGAGCGGCGGAAGAGGAAGCAGCTCGCCAAGCTCATACAGAAGGACAATGTGGATGTCAGCAGCGTGGCCCTTGAAGAAGAACAGAAGCTGTTGAAAGTGCAGAAGAAGCTGCAGGCCATTAGGCTGATGGAGGAGCTGTTTAAGAGAATTGAGGTATGAATTTgtgtatgaaaaaatatttggttAATCCAATTTGCTTCAATTATTAATCTATTAATCTTTGACCAGTTGATTACAAAGGAACAGtaaatttgtaataaaaaatattatgtgattGGTTTGTCCATTTACATGGGCAAGCAAagtaatcataaaaaaaattattccTATTGTTAGACATGAGCCTCATACTTGCCTTCCTATCAACCACTACATGCTATGTGACGTATCCTCACATTCTTTTACCATTTGCACTAACCATAAACATTCCCTCAGCTCCGTCAAGAGCCGCGCGGGTCAGGCACCCAGCGCGCgggcgaggcggcggcgcgcgcgcgcgtGGTGGACCGCATGCGGAGACAGCAGGAGACCCTGCTGGACAGCCAGCGGGAGCGCTACCGACAGGCACTCGATGGTGAGTAGtactgtatacagggtgttgcgttTCTCGGACCTGAAAAACCTTTTGAGGAATAAAGTAGGTTATAAGCAACTTTTGTCATTACCAGTGAAGTGAAGTCATACAGCTCCGAAaagtatcaataaaattaacaaaccaAATCACTCTCCCCTCATTCCAGGTCGGATAGTGATCCGCACGGCTCTGGAAACCAAGAAGCCGAAGCCTCGAGCATCCTCCGTGAGCTCCCTGTCTTCAGACGACGCGCGGGGTGATAGACACAAGCGCATCAAGACTGAGAAACTCACCACGCCGGAGCGAGAGATCGAGTATAAGAAAGCGcgtaagttattttttatacttactaatagTTTTCTGGCGGAAATTCGAGGGTAAAGAGTTTTTTGTTTGAGcttacttacaaaaaacatGCACAAATAAAgacaacaaaaagaaaatttcaAGTTTTCACAAGTAGATAGAAGTTGCCCATGTGTTAACTCCAGGTTTCATATTTCAGCTTATTTTCCGCTATTGAGACAAGAGGCGTGATTATgaatatatacttatgtatataagtacatatacatattcaTACGCCTATCTCCCAAAGAGGTTAgcagagactatggatctccACTCCATGTACCACGATCCTGACATATTTCTTTCGCTTCATCTACTACGTTCATAATGTTGCTCTATTTGAATAAATGTCCTATTAGGACTATTGACATCGACTGGTTtatgttatgtacctatgtaaaaacTAAACGCTTCTTGTCACTATAACGATCTCTGTTTCTATTCCAGTGGGCATGTACGGGATGCCGCACCCGTACGGCTTCGGCTACCCGTTCCCGCCCGCCGTCCCGCCCGGCGTGCCCGGCTACCCCTACCCGCAAAGTATGAGTGTCATTACTACACTAGGGCTGGAAGCGGAGGTCTTGCATTTAGGACCGCAACTTAACATAGTGCAGACTAAGAGCTAACACACATAAACACGATAAGTCGTGCCACTCTCTCGCCATTAAGTTAGCTAAGCATACATAGCTTGCATAGGAGAAGCTTTTTCATACTTGTGTGCGGACCGCATACTATGAGACCGTATAAAAGTGTCTGCTACGCAAGCTAAGCTAAACTAACTTAGCCTAGCTCTTGGTCTGCATAACTATCGGGAGACtcttgaaaaatataaaatattttgacgGAAAAGTGGGTACTGTGATAGCTAATGTTGTTTTGAAAATGAATTGATGGATGGCGATGGGTGTTTGTAGGGACAAGTATAGCTATCAAAGTACCCACATAgagtaaattttatgtaaCAGAAAATAAAACGTTACAATTGTGGTCATTACTTTGAGATCTCTCGCTTTCACGCCAGTCCCAAAAATTTCGTCAtttaaagtcaaagtcaaaactTTGCCAATACTTTTCTTGATCGATAGCGATCCGTAGAACCTTTAATTTAATAGTTTACCCTTGAgaaatgtaattatgtatataattatgagtTCAAGAtaacaaatatgaaaataagtaaattaagaATTCACAATTTCTACTAATAAAAGATGGCAAGCCAACCTTTTCAGATTATTGTACCAATAGTGGTAAGTTCTCTacttgtataattatgtattattatttgttcacgggttatcattattttaagatGTACATCTCTATGCATAAATTGCATAATTTAAACATTCAAACTAATCTCATtaataccatagaataacaagtacaagtgctagtctcgttattctatgttaatacttataaatacaaataaaatggtTAAGTTCTTCTATTATCTAGCACATCTTGCGTATTTCGTCCCAAAAGAACGAatacattatatacttatGACAGTTCCTTTGGGACTTCGACGCGACTCACTCACACTTACTCACCCAGTATCGCAATATCTACAAAAACACTAAGCACACTCCTGTAACTATCTCCTTCCAGCATCCATGTACTACCCGGCGGTGCAAGGAGCGTActacccgccgccgccggagtATGCCCCCCGGCGCCCCTACCGCGgccgggggcgcgggcgcggccgcGGTCGGCCGTATGACCATCACTATAGGTACTGAAATACTGatatacttactactactGATTGACAAagtggtgaccccgacgtgattACGCTACAGCTATATCAAGAAGGAGGgatagtacggggcgcatttaagtcgtgataaaagttttgcatcgcccTCACTCACATCGTGCGGCTTCGAAAGCGAGTACGGTACAACGACAACTTTTTTCACGTCTTGATGTGCGCGTTTTGCGCTCCGTGCTAGGACTTCTGGTTGCAACATGTTTATATATTTCTAGTAGCCTTATTAATTTACAGCTTCAGTCAAATCCAGCAGCCCCACAATTTAAACCAAGCCCACCTCAGTTCTAGATACAACCAAGAGGACAACAGTCGCAACGAGCACGACGACCGCGCGCGGTCGCGTTCGCGCTCGCGTTCTCGCTCGCGGTCGCGGCGGCGCTCGCGCAGGCGCTCGTACTCGAGGTCGAGGTCACGGTCGCGCCGCTCGCGCAGCCGGAGGTCAAGGTCGCGCAGTCGAAGGTCTAGGTGAGTGGGTGGTTTGgtgcatattttataattaatgcaattagttataaataatatgtgtgtatgtaacGTAGTTAGGTTTGTGACGCTCACTGTGACTTGGCACTAAATTAACTTTCTTCATTTATCCAGGCAAAACCAGTCAGTATCTCGTAAACTTGATGAAAACAAAACGCCTACGCTGCATTTCAAGCTACCAACCACTGTATCCCGAccaaagtacttacataatttataataaaaataataaacagtgTTACTATTCATTATGATGGAGACCAATAAAtatacacttgtccaaaatttataatgcacatgcagatcttcataCCCGAATCAtgaaatcgtaagagccttaaaaaaacacttgcattttgcaccttgttcgaaagaaataggagtatatatgtgtcacataatcgaaaacaaccgatctgtcaaagatttctatgcgcattatcaattttggagcactgtacatATAATATTCTAAACTTCCACCCAATTCCACCTCTCACAGAAGCCGTCACTCTCGCTCGCGATCTCGCAAGCGTTCCCGCTCCCGCTCCCGCCGGCGCTCCACGCCGCGCGAGAAACAGAGGACGCccagccccgcgccgcccgccgacAGGTCCGTGCAGACATGTGAGATGTACTATATACAACTTACTATATCAATTTTGCAACACTGTGTCTGTATATCTAGTATAATATATGAAGACGCTTATATAAAGACGCTATATACAGACACAGTGTTGCAAAATTGATATAGTAAGTTGTATAGTGAAGTGATGGCTCAGGAAGTCATCCGTTTTCTAAGCTAAATGATATAAATGACCTTTAGCTCTCGACGAGGTCATAAACTACAGGCATTGTACCTTCAGTCAGACGGTAGTCTCACAACAGGGATCCATGGAGCAGTGGATCTAGCCGCTAGTCATTCTAAACAATTATTGTTCTACAATTTTCGCCCTATTAAACCACTGCAACTCCCTGTAGATATAAATAGGAAATCGATAAACTTTGCAACCGCCGCTCCCGCTCCCGCCGGCGCTCCACGCCGCGAGAGAAACAGAGGACGCccagccccgcgccgcccgccgacAGGTCCGTGCACACATGTGAGATGTGACGCTTCATATTATCTATACCTAGATATATGTACAGACgcagtgttgcaaaagtggtatagtaagctgTATAGTGAAGTGATGGCTCAGGAAGTCATCCGTTTTCTAAGCTAAATGATATAAGTATGAGACCTGTAGCTCTCGACGAGGTCATAAACTACAGGCACTATACCTTCAGTCGGACGGCAGTCTCACATCAGGGATCCATGGAGCAGTGGATCTAGACGCTAAACGTTCTAAACAATTATTCTTCTACAACTTTCGCCTTATTATACCACTTATGCAACTCCCTGTAGATATAAATAGGGAATCGATAAACTTTTCAACCGCCAAAGAACCAATGACCGGTGTGGTGAATGAGGTCGCGAgagaccacagaggtatgtGTAGTGAAGAAATCGGGATTTGGACCCTCGAAATAGTtatatgaaaaattataagttaGGCAGCGTGAGGCAACCCAACCTTCTTTATCAACACGTAACAGTTTTTATGCATTATTCCTTttctatattaattattattgtatattatattatatattatatttgacgaccgaatggcgtagtggttagtggccctgactgctatgctgaaggtcccgggttcgattcccggctggggcagatatttgtttaaagacagatatttgtactcgggtcttgggtgttgatatttatatttagtatctatctatctatgtatttgtgtagatatatcagctgtccgacacccataacacaggttctgcctagcttggggtcggatggccgtgtgtgagatgtccccacatatttatttattattatttatttattattggatTTTGGAATGCTACCAAACCTCTATCAACGTTTTTAACGTTATGTTTGTTCTTGTTACAGAGCCAGCGTGGACAGCAGTAAGTTCGTGTCTCCCAAGACGATGCGGCGGCAGCGGTCCCGCTCCAAGAGCTGGTCCCTGCCCAAGGAAGGAGATAACGGCAAGGCCTGGTCCAAGAGTCCCAGCGCTCAGAAGAAAGATGATtgagatatttatatttataagcgAAATATAGTGTACGTTTGTATAACATTTACTTACTGCAGTTTTATTTGGCAAGGAATGCAGGGAAGATTTTTAGATTATGATTCAATGTTAGTAAGTAGTTCTACTTGTAGCTGTATTAAAAGTTACCTATTCACATTCAAATAAATTGAGCATGTACTTTGACCGACAAGGCCGGTAGAATATATCTGAATTCCAAATCAAGTCAACCGCTAAAAACTGTACGTTCTGCTATGAAAGACGTTTTTGCAAATGACTCGTGTAGATATTGATACCGAAATATCCAATATCCGCTCACTTGTTTATATCAAAGCCATTAAGGAAATTAGGCATGAAACTCACTAATTCTGTAATGGAtgagaatgtatttttttgcaaaaaaggACGGAAAAACCTATAATCTCTCTTATATTTCGTTACGGTTGTATTAGAATTCAGATGTGAAGATATGAGATAGATAAATCGCCGATACCGGTTGACGTGGTTCGTTAATGAAAGATAACACCGAAGTATATTAAttagtctacaggtcactagTGTGAGTCCAGATATCTACAATGAAGGTCCTTGCTATTGCTCTTTTGTGCGCTTTTGCCTCCGTCCAGGTGAGTgaataaaacttattatttaatcaattTTCATCTACCACACCTAGCTAATGTTCGTATGTACAAGATTGCGAAACTATAGTTTGTCTTAGCTAAGCGaagcaatataattatgagCAATTATAGTCTGTCAGGAGATTCTGCAGCCAAGCTTCAGAGAAGCTGGGGCAATCAAGTATCAT harbors:
- the LOC105384623 gene encoding A-kinase anchor protein 17A isoform X5 — encoded protein: MIQVCRDTSDAVALYLPQRLYLKPFAKLNISVQLPTQKVHGKAISNWELMEKLRKIIQPESFSSLKVSKHSSEVIRFDAELEKRNKLETVLSRLEDRVVQLNDYPESLRVRASEAKSDFPIRYSWDSFFRDATDMDEMKPGERPDTVHISNLPIRWFIHDRARDDDAPQESIFKKVFEKYGSVRQVDVPAADPFRMQMKSSMRGITTPPQDAALYFEGYVQFSEYVSFVRCMDALRGHKLLRKKDDIAEWCTIKVDFDKTKHMTDAAVKRRGIVRERLITRQRAKDDEEKQEKDKIAKKEAKERQKDTVSRIIFHSLRQKHEKVERDKLERMKEREERRKRKQLAKLIQKDNVDVSSVALEEEQKLLKVQKKLQAIRLMEELFKRIELRQEPRGSGTQRAGEAAARARVVDRMRRQQETLLDSQRERYRQALDGRIVIRTALETKKPKPRASSVSSLSSDDARGDRHKRIKTEKLTTPEREIEYKKALGMYGMPHPYGFGYPFPPAVPPGVPGYPYPQTSMYYPAVQGAYYPPPPEYAPRRPYRGRGRGRGRGRPYDHHYSSRYNQEDNSRNEHDDRARSRSRSRSRSRSRRRSRRRSYSRSRSRSRRSRSRRSRSRSRRSRSRHSRSRSRKRSRSRSRRRSTPREKQRTPSPAPPADRSVQT
- the LOC105384623 gene encoding A-kinase anchor protein 17A isoform X2; translated protein: MIQVCRDTSDAVALYLPQRLYLKPFAKLNISVQLPTQKVHGKAISNWELMEKLRKIIQPESFSSLKVSKHSSEVIRFDAELEKRNKLETVLSRLEDRVVQLNDYPESLRVRASEAKSDFPIRYSWDSFFRDATDMDEMKPGERPDTVHISNLPIRWFIHDRARDDDAPQESIFKKVFEKYGSVRQVDVPAADPFRMQMKSSMRGITTPPQDAALYFEGYVQFSEYVSFVRCMDALRGHKLLRKKDDIAEWCTIKVDFDKTKHMTDAAVKRRGIVRERLITRQRAKDDEEKQEKDKIAKKEAKERQKDTVSRIIFHSLRQKHEKVERDKLERMKEREERRKRKQLAKLIQKDNVDVSSVALEEEQKLLKVQKKLQAIRLMEELFKRIELRQEPRGSGTQRAGEAAARARVVDRMRRQQETLLDSQRERYRQALDGRIVIRTALETKKPKPRASSVSSLSSDDARGDRHKRIKTEKLTTPEREIEYKKALGMYGMPHPYGFGYPFPPAVPPGVPGYPYPQTSMYYPAVQGAYYPPPPEYAPRRPYRGRGRGRGRGRPYDHHYSSRYNQEDNSRNEHDDRARSRSRSRSRSRSRRRSRRRSYSRSRSRSRRSRSRRSRSRSRRSRSRHSRSRSRKRSRSRSRRRSTPREKQRTPSPAPPADRASVDSSKFVSPKTMRRQRSRSKSWSLPKEGDNGKAWSKSPSAQKKDD
- the LOC105384623 gene encoding A-kinase anchor protein 17A isoform X4, giving the protein MIQVCRDTSDAVALYLPQRLYLKPFAKLNISVQLPTQKVHGKAISNWELMEKLRKIIQPESFSSLKVSKHSSEVIRFDAELEKRNKLETVLSRLEDRVVQLNDYPESLRVRASEAKSDFPIRYSWDSFFRDATDMDEMKPGERPDTVHISNLPIRWFIHDRARDDDAPQESIFKKVFEKYGSVRQVDVPAADPFRMQMKSSMRGITTPPQDAALYFEGYVQFSEYVSFVRCMDALRGHKLLRKKDDIAEWCTIKVDFDKTKHMTDAAVKRRGIVRERLITRQRAKDDEEKQEKDKIAKKEAKERQKDTVSRIIFHSLRQKHEKVERDKLERMKEREERRKRKQLAKLIQKDNVDVSSVALEEEQKLLKVQKKLQAIRLMEELFKRIELRQEPRGSGTQRAGEAAARARVVDRMRRQQETLLDSQRERYRQALDGRIVIRTALETKKPKPRASSVSSLSSDDARGDRHKRIKTEKLTTPEREIEYKKALGMYGMPHPYGFGYPFPPAVPPGVPGYPYPQTSMYYPAVQGAYYPPPPEYAPRRPYRGRGRGRGRGRPYDHHYSSRYNQEDNSRNEHDDRARSRSRSRSRSRSRRRSRRRSYSRSRSRSRRSRSRRSRSRSRRSRSRHSRSRSRKRSRSRSRSRRRSTPREKQRTPSPAPPADRSVHT
- the LOC105384623 gene encoding A-kinase anchor protein 17A isoform X1, which translates into the protein MIQVCRDTSDAVALYLPQRLYLKPFAKLNISVQLPTQKVHGKAISNWELMEKLRKIIQPESFSSLKVSKHSSEVIRFDAELEKRNKLETVLSRLEDRVVQLNDYPESLRVRASEAKSDFPIRYSWDSFFRDATDMDEMKPGERPDTVHISNLPIRWFIHDRARDDDAPQESIFKKVFEKYGSVRQVDVPAADPFRMQMKSSMRGITTPPQDAALYFEGYVQFSEYVSFVRCMDALRGHKLLRKKDDIAEWCTIKVDFDKTKHMTDAAVKRRGIVRERLITRQRAKDDEEKQEKDKIAKKEAKERQKDTVSRIIFHSLRQKHEKVERDKLERMKEREERRKRKQLAKLIQKDNVDVSSVALEEEQKLLKVQKKLQAIRLMEELFKRIELRQEPRGSGTQRAGEAAARARVVDRMRRQQETLLDSQRERYRQALDGRIVIRTALETKKPKPRASSVSSLSSDDARGDRHKRIKTEKLTTPEREIEYKKALGMYGMPHPYGFGYPFPPAVPPGVPGYPYPQTSMYYPAVQGAYYPPPPEYAPRRPYRGRGRGRGRGRPYDHHYSSRYNQEDNSRNEHDDRARSRSRSRSRSRSRRRSRRRSYSRSRSRSRRSRSRRSRSRSRRSRSRHSRSRSRKRSRSRSRSRRRSTPREKQRTPSPAPPADRASVDSSKFVSPKTMRRQRSRSKSWSLPKEGDNGKAWSKSPSAQKKDD
- the LOC105384623 gene encoding A-kinase anchor protein 17A isoform X7: MIQVCRDTSDAVALYLPQRLYLKPFAKLNISVQLPTQKVHGKAISNWELMEKLRKIIQPESFSSLKVSKHSSEVIRFDAELEKRNKLETVLSRLEDRVVQLNDYPESLRVRASEAKSDFPIRYSWDSFFRDATDMDEMKPGERPDTVHISNLPIRWFIHDRARDDDAPQESIFKKVFEKYGSVRQVDVPAADPFRMQMKSSMRGITTPPQDAALYFEGYVQFSEYVSFVRCMDALRGHKLLRKKDDIAEWCTIKVDFDKTKHMTDAAVKRRGIVRERLITRQRAKDDEEKQEKDKIAKKEAKERQKHEKVERDKLERMKEREERRKRKQLAKLIQKDNVDVSSVALEEEQKLLKVQKKLQAIRLMEELFKRIELRQEPRGSGTQRAGEAAARARVVDRMRRQQETLLDSQRERYRQALDGRIVIRTALETKKPKPRASSVSSLSSDDARGDRHKRIKTEKLTTPEREIEYKKALGMYGMPHPYGFGYPFPPAVPPGVPGYPYPQTSMYYPAVQGAYYPPPPEYAPRRPYRGRGRGRGRGRPYDHHYSSRYNQEDNSRNEHDDRARSRSRSRSRSRSRRRSRRRSYSRSRSRSRRSRSRRSRSRSRRSRSRHSRSRSRKRSRSRSRRRSTPREKQRTPSPAPPADRASVDSSKFVSPKTMRRQRSRSKSWSLPKEGDNGKAWSKSPSAQKKDD
- the LOC105384623 gene encoding A-kinase anchor protein 17A isoform X3 yields the protein MIQVCRDTSDAVALYLPQRLYLKPFAKLNISVQLPTQKVHGKAISNWELMEKLRKIIQPESFSSLKVSKHSSEVIRFDAELEKRNKLETVLSRLEDRVVQLNDYPESLRVRASEAKSDFPIRYSWDSFFRDATDMDEMKPGERPDTVHISNLPIRWFIHDRARDDDAPQESIFKKVFEKYGSVRQVDVPAADPFRMQMKSSMRGITTPPQDAALYFEGYVQFSEYVSFVRCMDALRGHKLLRKKDDIAEWCTIKVDFDKTKHMTDAAVKRRGIVRERLITRQRAKDDEEKQEKDKIAKKEAKERQKHEKVERDKLERMKEREERRKRKQLAKLIQKDNVDVSSVALEEEQKLLKVQKKLQAIRLMEELFKRIELRQEPRGSGTQRAGEAAARARVVDRMRRQQETLLDSQRERYRQALDGRIVIRTALETKKPKPRASSVSSLSSDDARGDRHKRIKTEKLTTPEREIEYKKALGMYGMPHPYGFGYPFPPAVPPGVPGYPYPQTSMYYPAVQGAYYPPPPEYAPRRPYRGRGRGRGRGRPYDHHYSSRYNQEDNSRNEHDDRARSRSRSRSRSRSRRRSRRRSYSRSRSRSRRSRSRRSRSRSRRSRSRHSRSRSRKRSRSRSRSRRRSTPREKQRTPSPAPPADRASVDSSKFVSPKTMRRQRSRSKSWSLPKEGDNGKAWSKSPSAQKKDD